One window from the genome of Eleginops maclovinus isolate JMC-PN-2008 ecotype Puerto Natales chromosome 15, JC_Emac_rtc_rv5, whole genome shotgun sequence encodes:
- the si:ch211-22i13.2 gene encoding RNA-binding protein with serine-rich domain 1 isoform X2, which translates to MSTRTESRVSSSSSRTDERRRSRSTGREKTKRKRSRSRSSSSSSSSSSSSSSSSTSSSSSSSSGSSHSSSRSRSSSSSSDSRSKSRKQSKKRKKEKKPKKKAKKEKRQKRKKGQENNKRRRKHGTCSNIQVLEGQEKGQVQHDFREEDKDESKEVKERQTAG; encoded by the exons ATG tCAACGAGAACGGAGTCCAGGGTGTCCAGTTCGAGCTCCAGAACCGATGAACGGAGGAGATCAAGGAGCACAG GTCGTGAAAAAACGAAGCGTAAACGCAGCCGCAGTAGatcttcctcctcgtcttcttccAGTTCATCGTCGTCATCTTCGTCATCtacatcctcatcatcctcctcttcatccggTTCATCACACTCATCCAGCCGCAGTCGGAGTAGCTCTAGCAGCAGCG acTCCCGTAGTAAATCCAGAAAGCAGTctaagaaaaggaaaaaggagaaaaagccCAAAAAA aaagcaaagaaagagaAGCGACAGAAACGtaaaaaaggacaagaaaacaacaaaagaagaagaaaacacgGGACCTGTTCAAATATCCAAG tACTTGAAGGACAAGAAAAAGGGCAAGTTCAGCATGATTTCAGGGAAGAAGATAAAGATGAAAGTAAAGAagtcaaagaaagacaaacag cgGGATAA
- the si:ch211-22i13.2 gene encoding pinin isoform X1, translating to MSTRTESRVSSSSSRTDERRRSRSTGREKTKRKRSRSRSSSSSSSSSSSSSSSSTSSSSSSSSGSSHSSSRSRSSSSSSDSRSKSRKQSKKRKKEKKPKKQKAKKEKRQKRKKGQENNKRRRKHGTCSNIQVLEGQEKGQVQHDFREEDKDESKEVKERQTAG from the exons ATG tCAACGAGAACGGAGTCCAGGGTGTCCAGTTCGAGCTCCAGAACCGATGAACGGAGGAGATCAAGGAGCACAG GTCGTGAAAAAACGAAGCGTAAACGCAGCCGCAGTAGatcttcctcctcgtcttcttccAGTTCATCGTCGTCATCTTCGTCATCtacatcctcatcatcctcctcttcatccggTTCATCACACTCATCCAGCCGCAGTCGGAGTAGCTCTAGCAGCAGCG acTCCCGTAGTAAATCCAGAAAGCAGTctaagaaaaggaaaaaggagaaaaagccCAAAAAA cagaaagcaaagaaagagaAGCGACAGAAACGtaaaaaaggacaagaaaacaacaaaagaagaagaaaacacgGGACCTGTTCAAATATCCAAG tACTTGAAGGACAAGAAAAAGGGCAAGTTCAGCATGATTTCAGGGAAGAAGATAAAGATGAAAGTAAAGAagtcaaagaaagacaaacag cgGGATAA
- the rhag gene encoding ammonium transporter Rh type A has product MPAYSTNMRMKFPIIALVLEIITIILFAVFVVYDDGKSHDQHDTPSNNSGHDELMPMDLYPMFQDVHVMIFIGFGFLMTFLKRYGFSSVGINLLLAAFGLQWGLLTQGIWHLTDGKIKISIFKIINADFSTATVLISFGAVLGKTSPVQLLIMTILEITIFSINEHLVAEVLGASDVGASMIIHAYGAYFGLAVARVLYRPGLRNGHDNEGSVYHSDMFAMIGTVFLWMFWPSFNSAIAEPGYPQLTAVINTYLSLAACVLSAYAISSLVEHKGKLDMVHIQNATLAGGVAVGTCADMNIGPYGAMLIGLVAGTVSTLGFKFLTPILASHLGIQDTCGVHNLHGMPGILGGLAGIVAVALGKKEGGDAVMQAAALASSLGFALVGGAITGLIMKLPFWGQPPDQNCYDDSLYWEVPEEEQEHEESLTHADHSKNKAEV; this is encoded by the exons ATGCCTGCGTACTCCACCAACATGAGGATGAAGTTCCCCATCATCGCCTTGGTTTTGGAGATTATCACCATCATCCTGTTTGCAGTGTTTGTGGTCTATGATGATGGGAAAAGTCATGACCAGCATGACACACCCTCCAACAACAGTGGCCATGACGAGCTGATGCCCATGGATCTCTACCCCA TGTTTCAGGACGTCCATGTCATGATCTTCATCGGCTTCGGGTTCCTGATGACATTCCTGAAGAGATACGGCTTCAGCAGCGTGGGCATCAACTTACTGCTGGCTGCCTTCGGCCTGCAGTGGGGCCTCCTCACGCAGGGCATCTGGCACCTGACCGACGGCAAAATCAAAATCAGCATCTTTAA AATAATCAACGCAGACTTCAGCACAGCTACAGTTCTGATCTCCTTCGGAGCTGTTCTGGGTAAAACCAGCCCTGTGCAGCTCCTCATCATGACCATACTGGAGATCACCATCTTCTCGATCAACGAACATCTAGTGGCAGAAGTGCTCGGA GCTAGTGATGTTGGAGCATCCATGATCATCCACGCTTATGGAGCCTACTTTGGCCTGGCAGTGGCTCGAGTCCTTTACCGACCTGGTCTGAGAAACGGACATGATAACGAGGGATCCGTTTATCACTCTGATATGTTTGCTATGATTG GAACCGTCTTCCTCTGGATGTTCTGGCCCAGTTTTAACTCTGCCATCGCTGAACCGGGCTACCCTCAGCTCACAGCCGTCATCAACACATACCTCTCCCTGGCTGCCTGTGTGCTCTCTGCATACGCCATCTCCAGCCTGGTGGAGCATAAAGGAAAACTCGACATG GTGCACATTCAGAATGCCACTTTGGCTGGCGGCGTTGCTGTGGGAACATGTGCGGACATGAACATCGGGCCATATGGGGCAATGCTGATTGGATTAGTGGCTGGCACGGTCTCTACCCTGGGCTTCAAGTTCCTTACT CCCATCCTGGCATCCCACCTGGGCATCCAGGACACCTGCGGAGTCCACAATCTGCACGGCATGCCTGGGATCCTGGGTGGATTGGCTGGTATTGTGGCTGTGGCTCTGGGGAAGAAAGAGGG AGGTGATGCTGTCATGCAAGCTGCTGCCTTGGCTTCATCCCTAGGGTTCGCTTTGGTTGGAGGTGCAATTACAG GTTTAATAATGAAGTTGCCATTCTGGGGCCAGCCTCCAGACCAGAACTGCTACGATGACTCTCTTTACTGGGAG gttcctgaggaggagcaggagcacGAGGAGAGCTTGACTCACGCCGATCACTCGAAGAACAAAGCAGAGGTTTAA